In a single window of the Anaerotruncus rubiinfantis genome:
- a CDS encoding phosphopentomutase, with amino-acid sequence MKRVFLIVLDSFGIGEAPDAAEYGDAGSNTLRSCFETGKLRVPNLQKLGLFNIDGICCGEPASRPRGAYGRMREASAGKDTTCGHWEIAGIISQKRMPTYPDGFPTELIQEFERRTGRRVLCNRPASGTQVILDYGQEHEQTGALIVYTSADSVFQIAAHESVIPVSELYEYCKIARALLTGENAVGRVIARPFTGKYPNYKRTSNRHDFSLAPPRPTVLDAIQASGLETIGVGKIFDIFAGRGISRTSRTQGNDDGMAQTIAHAKEDFSGLCFVNLVDFDMVYGHRNNADGYAEALSRFDGQLGELMALMGPDDAIMITADHGCDPGTASTDHSREYVPLLIWGGGIEPVNLGTRPTFADAGETAAALLGVAGNCDGTPLARLILRPGTQDLRSGWETLVREAFAAREKSYSPHSAFAVGAALLSKNGRVFHGCNVENASYSVTCCAERTALFKAVSEGERSFSAIAIAGGKTDCAQSEYCYPCGVCRQALAEFCPPDFPVIVAKSPEDYRVYTLEELLPHAFGPGGKF; translated from the coding sequence ATGAAACGCGTCTTTTTGATCGTACTGGACAGTTTTGGCATCGGAGAAGCGCCCGACGCCGCTGAATATGGCGACGCCGGCAGCAACACCCTGCGTTCCTGCTTTGAGACCGGGAAGCTGCGGGTGCCCAACCTGCAAAAACTGGGGCTTTTCAATATTGACGGGATTTGCTGCGGGGAGCCGGCCAGCCGGCCGCGCGGCGCCTACGGACGGATGCGGGAGGCTTCAGCCGGCAAAGACACCACCTGCGGCCACTGGGAAATCGCGGGCATCATCTCCCAAAAGCGGATGCCCACCTATCCGGACGGTTTTCCCACGGAGCTCATCCAGGAGTTTGAACGGCGGACAGGCCGCCGTGTGCTTTGCAACAGGCCTGCCTCCGGCACCCAGGTGATCCTTGATTACGGGCAGGAGCATGAACAGACCGGCGCGCTCATCGTCTACACCAGCGCGGACAGCGTTTTCCAGATCGCGGCCCATGAGTCGGTCATCCCAGTCTCGGAGCTTTATGAATACTGCAAAATCGCCCGCGCCCTGCTCACCGGTGAAAATGCCGTCGGGCGGGTCATCGCGCGGCCGTTCACAGGCAAATACCCGAACTATAAGCGCACCTCCAACCGTCACGACTTTTCGCTCGCGCCCCCGCGCCCAACCGTACTTGACGCGATCCAGGCTTCAGGGCTTGAAACCATCGGCGTGGGAAAAATTTTTGATATTTTTGCCGGGCGGGGCATCAGCAGGACCAGCCGAACCCAAGGCAACGACGACGGCATGGCACAGACCATCGCCCACGCAAAGGAGGATTTTTCCGGGCTCTGTTTCGTAAACCTGGTCGACTTCGATATGGTCTACGGCCACCGCAACAACGCGGACGGCTATGCAGAAGCGCTTTCCCGCTTCGACGGGCAGCTTGGCGAACTGATGGCCCTGATGGGCCCGGACGACGCCATTATGATTACCGCCGACCATGGCTGTGACCCCGGAACCGCCTCGACCGACCACTCCCGGGAATATGTCCCGCTGCTCATCTGGGGCGGTGGGATTGAGCCGGTGAACCTCGGCACCCGGCCAACCTTCGCGGACGCGGGTGAAACCGCCGCCGCGCTGCTCGGCGTGGCGGGAAACTGTGATGGAACCCCGCTTGCCAGGCTCATCCTGCGGCCTGGCACCCAGGATCTCCGCTCCGGATGGGAAACCCTCGTCAGGGAGGCCTTCGCCGCGCGGGAAAAATCCTACTCCCCACATTCCGCTTTTGCCGTGGGCGCCGCGCTGCTTTCTAAAAATGGACGGGTCTTCCACGGCTGCAATGTGGAAAACGCGAGCTATTCTGTCACCTGCTGTGCCGAGCGCACCGCTCTTTTCAAAGCGGTCAGCGAAGGGGAACGCTCCTTCTCCGCGATCGCTATCGCCGGCGGAAAAACAGACTGCGCACAATCCGAATATTGTTATCCCTGCGGGGTCTGCCGGCAGGCGCTGGCCGAATTCTGTCCGCCGGATTTCCCGGTAATCGTGGCAAAAAGCCCGGAGGATTACCGCGTTTACACGTTGGAGGAACTGCTGCCGCATGCCTTCGGGCCTGGCGGAAAATTTTGA
- the mscL gene encoding large-conductance mechanosensitive channel protein MscL, with amino-acid sequence MENKAKGFWGEFKQFISRGNVMDMAVGVIIGTAFTAIVNSLVKEVIMPFVGWLIGGINFSDFKIVLSPAVGETPEVAILYGSFLNQIINFLIIAFVVFVMVKAINSLHRKKETEKPAEPAAPPADIALLTEIRDLLKKDK; translated from the coding sequence ATGGAGAACAAAGCCAAAGGATTTTGGGGAGAATTCAAACAATTCATTTCGCGTGGGAACGTCATGGACATGGCGGTCGGCGTCATCATCGGCACCGCCTTCACCGCAATCGTCAATTCGCTTGTCAAGGAAGTCATCATGCCGTTTGTCGGGTGGCTCATCGGCGGGATCAACTTCTCCGACTTCAAGATCGTGCTTTCCCCCGCTGTGGGTGAAACCCCCGAGGTCGCAATCCTTTACGGCAGCTTCCTCAACCAGATCATCAACTTCCTGATCATCGCATTTGTTGTATTCGTGATGGTCAAGGCAATCAATTCCCTGCACCGCAAAAAAGAGACGGAAAAGCCCGCGGAACCAGCCGCGCCGCCGGCGGATATCGCCCTGCTCACCGAAATCCGCGACCTTCTTAAAAAGGACAAGTAA
- a CDS encoding fructose-bisphosphatase class III has translation MKQPMRAEITEHRYLQMLARQYPTVQAASTEIINLQAILNLPKGTEHFMSDLHGEYEAFLHILNNASGAVREKVDILFENSVPKDARDQLATLIYYPEEKLEEVRGTVSDLTEWYKITLNRLLEICRLVSSKYTRSKVRKALPKDYAYIIDELLNTNYEIHNKKDYYENIISTMIDIDKAEDFIIAVCSVIKTLVVDHLHIVGDIFDRGPRADIVMDSLMTHHSVDIQWGNHDVLWMGAATGSRTCIATVLVNSITYNNLAVIETGYGISLRPLALFANEVYMDVDTACFATRVTDSTTYNAKDIELGARMHKAISVILFKLEGQTILRNPEFGMDDRLLLDKIDYEKKTVKIGGKDYPLSDTDFPTVDPADPYKLSDEETELMAQLKDAFLRSEKLQRHVKFLYSKGGLYKTYNGNLLFHGCIPMNPDGTDMKFNIGCKGLGGKAFLDHAETVARQGYYAKPDTLEKQFGKDFLWFLWCGRHSPLFGRDHITTFERRLVPDKSVWAEEKNPYYTYYEDPEVCIRLLREFGLEGPHCHIINGHVPVKSKDGENPVKAGGRLIVIDGGFCRAYQPTTGIAGYTLIYNSWGIRIASHEPFGGRKQAIKQNTDIISTSVVFERMESRIKIAETDTGVKLQQNVDDLRRLLRAFKMGEITEEHEK, from the coding sequence ATGAAACAGCCAATGCGCGCCGAGATCACCGAACACCGGTATCTGCAGATGCTGGCGCGCCAATATCCAACGGTACAGGCGGCAAGCACGGAAATTATCAACCTGCAGGCGATCCTTAACCTGCCGAAGGGCACCGAGCATTTCATGTCGGACCTGCACGGGGAATACGAGGCATTCCTGCATATCCTCAATAATGCCTCCGGCGCGGTGCGCGAAAAGGTGGATATCCTTTTTGAAAACAGCGTCCCCAAAGACGCGCGCGATCAGCTTGCGACCCTTATTTATTATCCCGAGGAAAAGCTGGAGGAGGTGCGGGGAACGGTCAGCGACCTGACCGAATGGTATAAAATTACCCTGAACCGGCTTTTGGAAATCTGCCGGCTGGTTTCCTCCAAATACACCCGTTCCAAAGTGCGTAAGGCGCTGCCGAAGGACTATGCCTATATCATCGACGAGCTCCTCAATACCAATTATGAAATCCATAACAAAAAGGATTATTACGAGAACATCATTTCGACCATGATCGATATCGATAAAGCCGAGGATTTTATCATTGCGGTCTGCAGCGTTATCAAGACCCTTGTAGTCGACCATCTGCACATTGTGGGCGATATCTTTGACCGCGGCCCGCGCGCCGATATTGTGATGGATTCACTGATGACCCACCACTCGGTGGATATCCAGTGGGGCAACCATGATGTCTTATGGATGGGCGCCGCCACCGGCAGCCGCACCTGTATTGCGACCGTACTGGTCAATTCGATCACCTATAACAACCTCGCGGTCATCGAAACCGGCTATGGCATCAGCCTGCGGCCGCTCGCGCTCTTTGCAAACGAGGTCTACATGGATGTGGATACCGCCTGCTTTGCTACCCGCGTAACCGATTCCACCACCTACAACGCCAAGGACATTGAGCTCGGTGCGCGTATGCACAAAGCAATTTCAGTGATTCTCTTCAAGCTCGAGGGCCAAACAATCCTGCGCAATCCGGAATTCGGCATGGACGACCGGCTGCTGCTCGACAAGATCGATTATGAGAAAAAGACGGTGAAAATCGGCGGAAAGGATTACCCGCTCAGCGACACCGATTTCCCGACGGTCGACCCGGCGGACCCCTACAAGCTTTCGGATGAGGAAACCGAACTCATGGCGCAGCTGAAGGACGCGTTCCTTCGCAGCGAGAAGCTCCAGCGGCATGTTAAATTCCTCTATTCAAAGGGCGGCCTTTACAAAACCTATAACGGCAACCTCCTGTTCCATGGCTGCATCCCGATGAATCCGGACGGCACGGATATGAAGTTCAATATCGGCTGCAAGGGCCTTGGGGGCAAGGCGTTCCTCGACCACGCCGAAACGGTTGCCCGGCAGGGCTACTATGCCAAGCCGGATACCCTGGAAAAACAGTTCGGGAAGGATTTTCTGTGGTTTCTCTGGTGCGGCAGGCACTCGCCGCTCTTTGGCCGCGACCACATCACCACGTTTGAACGCAGACTGGTTCCGGATAAATCGGTTTGGGCGGAGGAGAAAAACCCGTATTACACCTATTACGAGGACCCCGAGGTCTGTATCCGGCTGCTGCGGGAATTCGGGCTGGAAGGCCCGCATTGCCACATCATCAACGGCCACGTCCCGGTCAAATCGAAGGACGGCGAGAACCCGGTCAAGGCCGGCGGCCGCCTCATCGTGATCGACGGGGGGTTCTGCCGCGCATACCAGCCTACGACCGGCATCGCGGGATATACGCTGATTTACAATTCCTGGGGTATCCGCATCGCTTCCCACGAGCCGTTCGGCGGCCGCAAGCAGGCGATCAAACAAAACACCGACATCATCTCGACATCGGTCGTGTTTGAGCGGATGGAATCCCGCATCAAGATCGCGGAGACCGATACCGGCGTGAAGCTGCAGCAGAATGTCGATGACCTCAGGC